A section of the Cutibacterium granulosum genome encodes:
- a CDS encoding SPFH domain-containing protein, producing the protein MVAVIILVVVLVAIGSTIKIISQQQIGLVERLGKYHRRLNPGPHLMLPFIDRVRYTLDMREQVVPFPPQGVITEDNLMVNIDSVIYFQIVDPERAAYEAQSYKTAIEQLTMTTLRNIIGGMDMEAALTSREEINQKLRLVLDEATGKWGIKVNRVELRAIEPPPTIRDAMEKGARAERDKRASILLAEGQRQSQILAAGGDRESAILRAQGEREAAVLQAQADRQAQMLRAEGEAQAITTVFNAIHAGQPDQGLLAYQYMQMLPDLAHGDSNKVWVVPSELTDALRGLGSMVGHGESEETGSYRPADPTHFQPPEKIDVFSEIEAQKADEKKSSDATVQKAIDEAAKLESPGNRPRMTRRAQPQQVGPGSDRQGSNTQLTTTPDEGLPSARGDDFASAHGNSDSGHGTNHPAHDDESDEPRQQSRGQEGDDPEQG; encoded by the coding sequence ATCGTCGCCGTTATCATTCTGGTCGTCGTCCTGGTGGCCATTGGATCGACCATCAAGATCATCAGTCAACAACAGATCGGGCTGGTGGAACGGCTCGGAAAGTACCATCGTCGTCTCAATCCCGGACCACACCTCATGCTCCCCTTCATCGACCGAGTCAGGTACACCCTTGACATGCGCGAGCAGGTCGTCCCGTTCCCGCCGCAGGGCGTCATCACCGAGGACAACCTCATGGTCAACATCGACTCGGTGATCTACTTCCAGATCGTCGACCCGGAGCGCGCAGCCTACGAGGCCCAGTCGTACAAGACGGCCATCGAACAGCTGACAATGACCACCTTGCGCAACATCATCGGCGGTATGGACATGGAGGCCGCTCTCACCAGCCGTGAGGAGATCAACCAGAAGCTACGTCTCGTCCTCGACGAGGCCACCGGCAAGTGGGGCATCAAGGTCAATCGCGTTGAGCTGCGTGCCATCGAGCCGCCGCCCACCATTCGCGACGCCATGGAGAAGGGCGCCCGTGCCGAACGCGACAAGCGGGCCTCGATCCTGTTGGCCGAGGGACAGCGGCAGTCACAGATCCTTGCTGCCGGCGGTGACCGGGAGTCGGCCATCCTGCGTGCCCAGGGTGAGCGAGAGGCGGCCGTCCTGCAGGCCCAGGCAGACCGTCAGGCCCAGATGCTGCGTGCCGAGGGCGAGGCCCAGGCCATCACGACCGTGTTCAACGCCATTCATGCCGGACAACCCGATCAAGGGCTGCTGGCCTACCAGTACATGCAGATGTTGCCAGACTTGGCTCACGGCGACTCCAACAAGGTGTGGGTCGTACCATCCGAGCTCACCGATGCCCTGCGCGGGCTGGGCTCGATGGTTGGCCACGGTGAGTCGGAGGAGACGGGGTCGTACCGCCCTGCCGATCCGACGCATTTCCAGCCCCCGGAGAAGATCGACGTCTTTTCCGAGATCGAGGCCCAGAAGGCCGACGAGAAGAAGTCGTCCGACGCCACCGTGCAGAAGGCCATAGACGAGGCGGCCAAACTGGAATCGCCCGGGAACCGTCCCCGCATGACCCGACGTGCTCAACCGCAGCAGGTCGGTCCCGGCAGTGATCGGCAAGGCAGCAACACGCAGCTGACCACGACTCCCGATGAGGGGTTGCCATCTGCTCGCGGTGACGACTTCGCCTCCGCCCACGGCAACTCAGATTCCGGCCACGGCACCAACCATCCTGCTCATGATGACGAATCCGATGAACCTCGGCAGCAGTCCCGGGGCCAGGAGGGTGACGACCCGGAGCAGGGATGA
- a CDS encoding bile acid:sodium symporter family protein produces the protein MSTKRHLPIDGFVTAIVVTAVIACLLPARGFMVPVLDWAVKVLVFALFFLYGARLHPSETLEGLKNWRMHGLIMAFTFIAFPLIGLALRVLVPWALTPALYTGVMWLCLVPSTVQSSINFTSIAHGNIAGAIVAATTSNLLGTFITPVLAMLLMSTSGGLQIQASSLLDVAIQLLLPFILGQLSRRWTAAFVTEHKKQLKFVDQGVIIVVVYSAFSEGMREHMWSLVTTRSLAAVIVVCLAVLGFMLWFTWAVPGWLGFTREDRIAVQFCGTKKSLATGLPMATVLFAGQPVGLIVLPLMIFHMAQLIACGSLAGRYARRWEAAQNHVA, from the coding sequence ATGAGCACCAAGCGCCATCTGCCCATCGACGGATTCGTCACCGCAATCGTGGTGACGGCCGTCATCGCCTGCCTGTTACCGGCACGGGGATTCATGGTTCCGGTTCTCGACTGGGCGGTGAAGGTTCTGGTCTTCGCACTGTTCTTCCTCTACGGCGCACGCCTGCATCCCTCCGAAACTCTCGAGGGCCTGAAGAACTGGCGGATGCACGGGCTCATCATGGCATTCACCTTCATCGCCTTTCCCCTCATCGGTCTGGCGCTGAGGGTCCTCGTACCCTGGGCGCTGACTCCGGCCCTCTACACCGGCGTCATGTGGCTGTGTCTGGTGCCCTCCACGGTGCAGTCGTCAATCAACTTCACCTCGATCGCCCACGGCAACATAGCCGGAGCCATCGTCGCCGCCACGACGTCCAACCTGCTGGGCACATTCATCACGCCAGTCCTGGCGATGCTGCTCATGTCGACCAGTGGCGGGCTGCAGATCCAGGCCTCGTCCCTGCTCGACGTCGCCATCCAACTGCTGCTTCCCTTCATCCTGGGTCAACTGTCCCGCCGGTGGACGGCCGCCTTCGTCACGGAGCACAAGAAGCAGCTGAAGTTCGTGGACCAAGGAGTCATCATCGTTGTCGTGTACTCGGCGTTCTCGGAGGGAATGCGTGAGCACATGTGGTCGCTGGTGACCACACGGTCGTTGGCGGCGGTGATCGTCGTGTGCCTAGCGGTTCTCGGGTTCATGCTGTGGTTCACCTGGGCGGTGCCGGGCTGGCTGGGATTCACTCGCGAGGATCGGATCGCCGTACAGTTCTGCGGCACCAAGAAGTCCTTGGCAACCGGTCTGCCGATGGCCACCGTGCTGTTCGCAGGACAACCGGTCGGTCTCATCGTCCTACCGCTCATGATCTTCCACATGGCTCAGCTCATCGCCTGTGGCAGCCTTGCCGGCCGTTACGCACGCCGGTGGGAGGCTGCCCAGAACCATGTGGCGTGA